From the Apium graveolens cultivar Ventura unplaced genomic scaffold, ASM990537v1 ctg750, whole genome shotgun sequence genome, one window contains:
- the LOC141704162 gene encoding putative F-box protein PP2-B12: MVHLTENCLSLILSFTSPKDTCRASGVSTELRAASDSDELWNKFLPPDINQILTRPISTLTYTMKKQLYFSLCDFAILLDDGNVSFWLDKGSGKKCLMVAARQLAIVPWWWLLYDSNSRFSEEVAVLDKGRCVDIRGKMKIGMLSPHTTYETYLVFKIYEDACGLDSAKTSIRFVNEREEVPDDEASIVYPDPRTSAHNIEQRNGEFSRWRKDKWMEIKIAEFETGARDDDDEVETRFMSTDTNVLKAGLIVQGFEFRPKQPMAVV, encoded by the exons ATGGTGCACCTTACGGAGAATTGCCTATCGTTAATATTATCATTCACATCACCCAAGGATACATGTAGAGCTTCAGGTGTTTCAACAGAATTGAGGGCTGCCAGTGATTCGGATGAGTTATGGAACAAATTTTTACCACCCGATATTAATCAAATTCTCACGAGACCAATCTCCACCTTGACTTACACCATGAAAAAACAACTTTATTTTTCTCTATGTGACTTTGCTATCTTGCTGGACGATGGCAATGTG AGTTTTTGGTTGGATAAAGGAAGTGGAAAAAAATGTTTAATGGTAGCTGCTAGGCAGCTTGCCATTGTTCCTTGGTGGTGGCTGTTATATGATAGTAACTCAAG ATTTTCAGAGGAGGTTGCTGTACTTGACAAGGGGCGGTGTGTTGATATTCGTGGCAAAATGAAAATTGGAATGTTGTCTCCTCACACCACTTATGAAACATATCTTGTCTTTAAAATATATGAGGATGCCTGCGGACTTGATTCGGCAAAGACATCCATTAGATTTGTTAATGAAAGAGAGGAGGTGCCTGATGATGAAGCTAGCATAGTTTATCCTGATCCAAGAACATCTGCACACAACATTGAGCAACGAAATGGAGAGTTTAGTCGGTGGAGGAAGGACAAATGGATGGAGATTAAGATAGCAGAGTTTGAGACTGGTGCAagagatgatgatgatgaggtgGAGACACGATTTATGTCAACTGATACAAATGTACTCAAGGCTGGCCTTATCGTACAAGGTTTCGAGTTTAGGCCTAAACAACCCATGGCAGTTGTTTAA